A single genomic interval of Chitinophaga sp. 180180018-3 harbors:
- a CDS encoding O-succinylhomoserine sulfhydrylase, whose product MSYDKHQYQPDTNAVRIQTPKTDQMEHSSPMFLTSSFCYDNAEEMRATFADEVERNIYSRFSNPNVDEFIQKMCALEGGEDGYATASGMSAIFASFMALLKAGDHLLSSRSVFGSTHTVITKFLPKWGIETSYFDMNDPGSIEAMIRPNTRMIFVETPSNPGLEIIDLELLANIANKHNIVLNVDNCFATPVLQRPLALGAHLVTHSATKWIDGQGRVLGGVIVGNKELIKEIHTFCRSTGPAMSPFNAWVLSKSLETLFVRMERHSGSALKLAQTLESNPHLLSVKYPLLPSHPQYNIATKQMTGGGGIVCFELKGGLEQGVRFLDSLKLLSLTANLGDSRSIASHPASTTHAKLSPEEKAIAGITPGLIRISVGLENIKDITEDIEQALEASSR is encoded by the coding sequence ATGAGCTACGACAAACATCAATACCAGCCGGATACCAATGCTGTGAGGATTCAGACGCCTAAGACGGATCAGATGGAGCATTCTTCTCCCATGTTCCTGACCTCCAGTTTCTGTTATGACAACGCGGAAGAAATGCGCGCCACTTTTGCGGATGAAGTGGAACGGAATATCTACAGCCGTTTCAGCAATCCTAACGTGGACGAATTTATACAGAAAATGTGCGCATTGGAAGGAGGAGAGGATGGTTATGCCACTGCCTCCGGGATGAGCGCTATTTTCGCGAGTTTTATGGCCCTGCTGAAGGCCGGCGATCACCTGCTGTCGTCCCGTTCTGTTTTCGGATCTACCCACACCGTGATCACTAAATTCCTGCCTAAATGGGGGATCGAAACTTCCTATTTCGATATGAACGATCCCGGCAGTATCGAAGCCATGATCAGGCCCAATACCCGGATGATCTTCGTGGAAACGCCGTCTAATCCGGGTCTGGAGATCATCGACCTGGAACTGCTGGCAAACATCGCCAATAAGCATAACATCGTGCTGAATGTCGACAACTGCTTTGCTACACCGGTGCTGCAGCGGCCGTTAGCACTGGGCGCTCATCTGGTAACGCATTCCGCTACCAAGTGGATCGACGGTCAGGGGCGTGTGCTCGGTGGCGTTATAGTAGGGAACAAGGAACTGATCAAAGAAATACATACCTTCTGCAGAAGCACCGGCCCGGCCATGTCGCCCTTCAACGCCTGGGTGCTGAGTAAAAGCCTGGAAACCCTCTTTGTAAGGATGGAACGTCACTCCGGCAGCGCCCTGAAACTGGCGCAGACGCTGGAAAGCAATCCACACCTGCTGTCGGTGAAGTATCCTTTGCTGCCCAGTCATCCACAATACAACATTGCCACCAAACAAATGACCGGTGGCGGCGGTATCGTTTGCTTTGAGCTAAAAGGCGGCCTCGAACAGGGCGTTCGCTTCCTGGATTCGTTGAAACTGCTCTCGCTGACAGCCAACCTGGGCGACAGCCGCAGCATCGCGTCGCATCCGGCCAGCACTACCCACGCCAAACTCAGCCCGGAAGAAAAAGCTATTGCCGGTATAACGCCAGGGCTTATACGAATTTCTGTTGGCCTGGAGAATATTAAAGATATTACGGAAGATATAGAACAGGCGCTGGAAGCATCCAGCCGCTAG
- a CDS encoding DUF5686 family protein, translating into MIKLLSALFCILFTFHCQANTVKGRVTDDKDHPLPFATIFIKGTTNGTTTNAAGQYQLELAPGQYTVVCQYIGYRRTELQLTVDAPSQTLDFHLLPVNMQIREVVVKAGAEDPAYAIIRAAIKKRRFYQEQVKEYTCMSYIKGTIGMNGVPNRFLGKKVDKTDMGVDSAGKGMVFLSESVTKISARLPDRIKLEVISSRKSGGGFGLSFPAIISFYDNNVAAVITQMGPRGYISPIAENALAYYKYRLEGTFVEDGRTVNKIQVIPRRKQEPLFSGYIFITDGDWRIHSTDLILTSEYQLELMDSLEIRQTHVPVTADIWRVKDQVLHISFNKFGFKMGGNFVNVYSDYNVQPGFPPKYFDNTFLKYDSAFDKQAHAYWDSIRPVPLEPAEVKDYHVKDSIAKAEKDSATSRYHLDSLQKKQKRVKTMDVLWGGVTHKYYFHRDSSIQYHTLRVKGLAQSLKYNTVEGLALAVEPTVTFNTGEESNLRISPFFRYGLSNTHFNAYTQIDFSNTSKVHKRFGRNDWMLAGGKRVSQFNQDNPIDNIANEFYTLLLKENYMKLYENWFGQLRYSRTFQSNSRLSLGAVYESRMPLENTTDFVFFKNDRKQFTPNHPYELADVPFEKHEALIVDASFTFQPGQQFVELPDRKIPIGSKYPTFKISYTKGIPDVAHSIVDFDKWNFSVQDNMNFKLLGEFRYHVAVGGFLNDRNVQIPDYQHFNGNQTFYNLKYLNSFQLAPYYRYSTTAPFYVMANAEHHFNGLLTNKIPLFNRLKWNLVAGANAFYVNSNNNYVEVFGGIENILKVIRVDVVAGYQSQADTRVGVRVGFGGIFGNLIKPR; encoded by the coding sequence ATGATAAAACTCCTGTCTGCCCTGTTTTGCATTCTCTTTACGTTTCACTGCCAGGCCAATACGGTCAAAGGGCGGGTGACAGATGATAAAGATCACCCCCTTCCTTTTGCTACCATCTTTATTAAAGGAACAACCAACGGCACTACTACCAATGCCGCAGGCCAGTACCAGCTGGAGCTGGCGCCCGGTCAATATACGGTGGTTTGCCAATATATAGGCTATCGCAGAACCGAATTGCAGCTGACCGTCGATGCCCCTTCACAAACCCTCGATTTTCACCTGCTGCCCGTTAATATGCAGATCCGGGAAGTGGTCGTGAAAGCCGGCGCAGAAGATCCTGCCTATGCTATTATCCGCGCTGCTATCAAAAAGCGGCGTTTCTATCAGGAACAGGTGAAGGAATACACCTGTATGTCATACATCAAAGGCACCATTGGCATGAATGGCGTGCCTAACCGCTTCCTTGGGAAAAAGGTCGATAAAACCGATATGGGCGTAGACAGCGCCGGTAAAGGGATGGTATTTCTATCGGAATCCGTTACAAAAATTTCCGCACGACTGCCGGATAGGATCAAACTTGAAGTGATCTCCTCCCGGAAAAGCGGTGGTGGCTTCGGTCTTAGCTTCCCCGCCATCATCAGCTTCTACGATAACAACGTGGCAGCGGTCATCACACAGATGGGTCCGCGCGGTTATATATCTCCCATTGCTGAAAATGCACTCGCTTACTACAAATACCGGCTGGAAGGAACCTTTGTGGAAGACGGCAGAACCGTCAATAAAATACAGGTGATACCCCGCCGGAAACAGGAACCCTTGTTTTCCGGTTATATCTTCATCACCGATGGCGACTGGCGCATACACAGCACCGACCTGATCCTCACCAGCGAATACCAGCTGGAGCTGATGGATTCCCTGGAAATCAGGCAAACACATGTACCGGTAACTGCTGATATCTGGCGGGTGAAAGACCAGGTATTGCATATTTCATTCAACAAATTTGGCTTCAAAATGGGCGGTAACTTTGTGAACGTTTACTCGGATTACAATGTACAGCCCGGATTTCCGCCTAAGTATTTCGACAATACCTTCCTGAAATACGATTCTGCCTTCGATAAACAGGCACATGCTTACTGGGATAGCATTCGCCCGGTACCACTGGAGCCGGCCGAAGTGAAAGACTATCATGTAAAAGACAGCATCGCAAAAGCGGAGAAAGATTCAGCTACTTCCCGTTATCATCTCGATAGCTTACAAAAAAAACAAAAACGGGTGAAAACTATGGATGTGCTATGGGGAGGCGTTACGCATAAGTATTATTTCCACCGCGACAGCAGCATACAGTATCATACACTCAGGGTAAAAGGACTGGCCCAATCGCTGAAGTACAACACAGTGGAAGGACTTGCACTGGCAGTAGAACCTACGGTTACGTTCAATACCGGCGAAGAAAGTAATCTGCGTATCTCGCCGTTTTTCCGGTACGGATTGAGCAATACTCACTTTAACGCCTATACGCAAATTGATTTCAGTAACACGAGTAAAGTGCACAAGCGCTTCGGCCGCAACGACTGGATGCTGGCAGGAGGGAAGCGCGTATCACAATTCAATCAGGATAATCCGATCGATAATATCGCCAACGAATTTTACACGCTGTTGCTGAAAGAAAACTATATGAAGTTGTACGAGAACTGGTTCGGTCAGTTGCGCTACAGCCGTACGTTTCAGTCGAACAGCCGCCTTTCCCTGGGCGCTGTTTATGAAAGCAGGATGCCGTTGGAGAACACTACTGATTTTGTATTTTTTAAGAACGACAGGAAACAATTCACGCCTAATCATCCATACGAGCTGGCCGATGTTCCTTTCGAAAAGCACGAGGCCCTGATAGTGGACGCCAGCTTTACTTTCCAGCCGGGGCAACAGTTCGTGGAGCTGCCCGACAGAAAAATCCCCATCGGTTCAAAATATCCCACATTCAAAATATCCTACACCAAAGGGATTCCGGATGTGGCCCATAGCATAGTCGATTTCGACAAATGGAACTTTTCTGTACAGGACAATATGAACTTCAAACTGTTGGGCGAGTTCCGTTATCATGTTGCAGTAGGCGGTTTCCTCAACGACAGAAACGTGCAGATACCCGACTATCAGCATTTTAATGGTAATCAAACGTTCTACAACCTGAAATATCTGAACAGTTTTCAGCTGGCGCCTTATTACAGGTACAGCACTACTGCACCTTTTTATGTGATGGCTAATGCAGAGCATCATTTCAATGGCCTGCTGACGAATAAAATTCCATTGTTTAACAGGCTGAAATGGAACCTGGTGGCAGGTGCCAACGCCTTCTATGTAAACAGTAATAATAATTATGTGGAGGTATTCGGCGGCATCGAAAATATCCTGAAAGTGATCAGGGTAGATGTTGTGGCGGGCTACCAGAGCCAGGCCGATACCAGGGTCGGTGTGCGCGTTGGGTTCGGAGGAATATTCGGAAATCTCATCAAACCGCGCTAA
- a CDS encoding rhodanese-related sulfurtransferase produces MALHNRVSAAELKQRLAQETIKRVTISFYQYAKIQDPQAFRDNLYESLFKLDTFGRIYVAHEGINAQISVPEHHLEAFKEVIYAIDFLHGIRLNIAVDDDGKSFFVLKIKVREKIVADGITDPTFDMDNRGKYVDAQAFNELTNDPETVVVDMRNHYEYEVGHFQGAIEIPSDTFRDQLPMAVDMLADKKDKNIIMYCTGGIRCEKASAYMLHNGFKNVFHLEGGIIEYTNKARQQGLPVKFKGKNFVFDDRLGERISDDVLSHCHQCGAPCDTHTNCLNDGCHLLFIQCESCAKKYDGCCSEACQTTHALPAEEQAELRKGVSKGLMFNKSRRRRL; encoded by the coding sequence ATGGCATTACACAACAGAGTATCAGCCGCCGAGCTGAAGCAACGGCTGGCGCAGGAAACAATCAAACGCGTTACCATCTCCTTCTATCAGTACGCGAAAATTCAGGACCCGCAGGCTTTCCGCGACAATTTGTACGAATCTCTCTTTAAGCTGGATACATTCGGGCGTATTTATGTGGCGCATGAAGGTATCAACGCACAAATAAGCGTACCTGAACATCATTTGGAAGCATTTAAGGAAGTGATCTACGCTATTGATTTCCTTCATGGTATCAGGCTAAATATTGCAGTAGATGATGATGGAAAATCTTTCTTCGTGCTGAAGATCAAAGTGCGTGAGAAGATCGTGGCGGATGGTATCACCGACCCTACTTTCGACATGGATAACCGCGGTAAGTATGTGGATGCACAGGCCTTCAATGAGCTCACCAACGATCCGGAAACCGTGGTGGTAGATATGCGCAATCACTATGAGTATGAAGTCGGGCATTTCCAGGGCGCTATTGAAATCCCTTCCGATACTTTCAGGGATCAGCTTCCAATGGCGGTAGATATGCTGGCGGATAAAAAAGATAAGAATATCATTATGTACTGTACCGGAGGCATTCGTTGTGAAAAAGCCTCTGCCTACATGTTACACAATGGTTTTAAAAATGTATTCCACCTCGAAGGCGGTATTATTGAATACACCAATAAGGCGCGCCAACAAGGGCTCCCTGTTAAATTCAAAGGCAAGAACTTTGTTTTCGACGACAGGCTGGGCGAGCGCATCAGCGATGATGTTCTTAGTCATTGTCATCAATGCGGCGCCCCATGCGATACGCATACGAACTGCCTGAATGATGGCTGCCATCTGCTATTTATCCAGTGCGAATCCTGCGCAAAAAAATACGATGGATGCTGCAGCGAAGCCTGCCAGACTACACACGCCTTGCCCGCAGAAGAACAGGCCGAATTACGCAAAGGCGTTAGCAAAGGCCTGATGTTCAATAAATCAAGAAGAAGAAGACTTTAA